In one window of Shewanella goraebulensis DNA:
- a CDS encoding YdcH family protein, with amino-acid sequence MLNENHALIFDFPEFKKDIVYLNHKDKEFEALSKQYHLLDYEIRELEVEGSPTDDEHMHQLKVQRANLKDVLFQKLKQHHDQESS; translated from the coding sequence ATGTTAAATGAGAATCACGCACTTATTTTCGACTTTCCAGAGTTTAAGAAAGACATTGTTTACTTGAACCATAAAGACAAAGAGTTTGAAGCTTTATCAAAACAGTATCATTTACTGGATTATGAAATACGTGAGTTAGAAGTTGAAGGAAGCCCAACCGATGACGAGCATATGCACCAACTAAAAGTACAACGTGCAAATTTGAAAGATGTGTTGTTTCAAAAATTAAAACAACATCACGATCAAGAATCGAGTTAA
- a CDS encoding TM2 domain-containing protein has translation MPQIACSQCSQKIDSNHITCPQCQAIQGLEALSGIDPNIRIKNQKFAIWFGFLFGGLGLHKFYLGQHLKGSLYLVFSWTLVPMVMGWVDSIRTMKMSSFNFEQRYSKRAI, from the coding sequence ATGCCTCAGATAGCTTGTTCACAATGCAGCCAAAAAATCGATTCTAACCACATTACCTGCCCTCAATGTCAGGCGATTCAGGGGTTAGAAGCACTTTCAGGCATTGACCCCAATATTCGTATTAAGAATCAAAAGTTTGCAATATGGTTTGGTTTCTTATTCGGCGGCTTAGGTTTGCATAAGTTCTATTTAGGCCAACATCTAAAAGGCAGCCTTTACTTAGTATTCAGTTGGACTTTAGTGCCAATGGTCATGGGCTGGGTTGATTCAATTCGCACTATGAAGATGAGCTCATTTAATTTTGAACAGCGGTACAGCAAACGGGCTATTTAG